TCAACGGGCAGGTTATCGGGATTCCGATTACTAACCCAGAGGATGCTATGACCTTCAACGTTATCGCAACCTACAATGGTCACCAGGTTGGAAGCGACACTTACACGGTTACACCACAAGACTGGAGCGCTGACTTCGAGTACTACTTTGACAGGGATCCAGTGTACGCCTGGATCGACAACGGAGTGGATGTGCAGGCATACAGTGAACCGGGTGTACCAGTTAACGTTACAGTCACGCAGAACGGTGCAGTACTCGCTGCTGACGAGAATGAAGTTCACGTGCCCATTCCAGCCCAGGCTCCCGGTACCGTGACTTACAATGTGACCCTTACTTACAGGGGACACGTTGTTGGCGGCGGCGAGATAACCTTCGATGTTCAGTCATGGAGCCTCTACTTCAGCACGTACCCAGAGCTCGAGCAGGGCAAGACTGTCAACTTCACCGTCCACGTCACGACCACGAGGCAGTGGTGGGACAGTGACCCAGTTACCGTCAAGCTCGTCCTCCCGGACAACACTGTGAAAACTGGCGAGGGCTTCATTAGCGGCGTGGGCGACAACCAGGAAGGCACTGTGGTCATTGAGAACGTTACTCCATCCCAGAGCGGTGTTGCCAAGGTCATAGTCGTTGACGAACTCTCAGGCAAGGAGTTCACCCAGCTGGTTCCGGTTTACCCGGCCGAGCACAGGATTGACGTGAGCGTCAAGACAAGCGGTACTGTCTACAGGTTCCTTGACAACAGCATGAACGTTAGCATTGACTACCACTACGCGGTTAGCGGACACGCCAACGTGACAATACTCAACTCGGACGGCAATGTGATCTACAGCGGCATTGTGAGCGTTGTCGACGGTTACGCTACGATTGATAACATCGACTTCACCGCTGCGGACATGGGCAACATCCTCGTTGAAGTCAAGAGCATTGAGAACCCAGAGTGGACTGGCTACGCCACTGTCCCGGTTGAGGACTGGCAGGTCAACTTCAACTGGAATGTTCCTAGCGAGGCTTACCAGTACGTGCCGACCAGCGGTAGCGTCAGTGTGAGCACGGTTCCGAGCGAGCAGGTTACCCTCGTCATAAAGGAGAACGGAAACGTGATCTACAACAGCACGTCAAACGCCGCTTCCTTCACGATCCCGACTGACAGCACTGGTAACGTAACCTACACCGCATGCATCTTCTACAACGGGCACAAGATAGCCATGGAGAGCAAGACCCTCACAGTCCTCCCGTGGAACGTCACTATTACTCCGTCACGGACTTGGGCTTACAAGTACGTGCCGACTGAGATTAACTTCACGGTTAAACCGAATGTGACTGCCGTTAACCCGCACGACCTTGTTGTCAAGGTTGACGGCAACGTTACTGACAGCATTAACGTTGAGCTCACCGGCAACGAGACTCACACTGTGGAAGTCTACTACAACGGTCACCTCATCAAGAGCCAGACCTTTACCATAACTATGAAGAACTGGCACGTCAACCTCACATGGAGCCTCGCATCAGGCAGGGGCTACCTCTACCAGTACGTGCCGGAGGAGGTCACTATTCAGGCGATCCCGGTCAACGCCAGTGGCGACAGGCTTCCGTTCAACATCACCCTCAACATAACTTACATAGACCAGAACCTCAGCGTCATAAATGTAGCTGGTACCAATAGCGTCACCATACCCGTTGAGGACGACACTCCCGGTGCAGGGGTGGACATCTTTGTCGACGCCTACTATGGCACGCACCCGATGGTTACACTCGAAGATATCCATATCCCGACCCACACCTGGAGCATTGACGTGGTTCCGGAGGTTGTTTCCAGCGCTTACACTTCAAGTGGCTACCTCTGGGCAGGAGTCCCGGCTGACGTCGTCTTCAAGGTTGTTACCTACGACAATGTCACCGGTGAACAGGTTAGCCTGCCGCTCAACATTCCGATAACGGTTACATACGACGGCAACAACTACATCGGAAACAACACCGTCACGGTAGCTGTTGATAACCCGATGCTTCCGAGTGAGAGCTTTTATGTTACCGCCGCGTACCAGGACATCTCATACGCCGGTGTCAACCCAATAACCGTCCCGGTTAAGGACTGGGGCGTCTACGTCAACGCTTACCCAGGCAAGCTCTACAAGAACCTCCCGCAGAACCTCACCCTCATAGTCGGTTACAGCGCGGGAATCAACGACGTCGCCACCGTGACCGTTGAGAACGGGAACAAAACCAACACCACCCAGGTCAACATCGTCCCGGTCGGTAGCAACAGCGCCATCGGTGTCGTTGACCTCGGTCAGATCACCCCAACTGGAGACTACGTGAAGGTCAAGGTTGACACTGGATACTGCAAGAGCACCCTCCTCAAGATACCGGTCATCAACTGGAGCATTGCCGTTATACCGAAGGTCACCTTCGTCTACACCAACGTCTCGACCGACATAACAGTTGACGTCCACTACAGCGACAGCATGCTTGACGGTCAGGCCATCGTGTTCCTCCAGCTTCCGAACGGAACCGTCCTTACCCAGCAGGCTACCATCACCGACGGACAGGGCAGCGCCACGTTCACGGGCGTTGTCTCCGACATGGCCGGAAACATCACAGTCTACGCGGCCGACGTGGCCTCCGGTGAGATGAGCCCCGAGGAGACCATCCCGGTGCACGACTGGCACATGGAGATGTCCCTCAGCCCGACCGAGTGGTACACCTACATGCCGCAGGACTACACCGTTAACGTCACCTACATCGATGACGTCACCGGCGGAATCGCTAAGATAAGCGGAACCGACACCGTGGAGTACAACCTCACCGGCGTCGTTGGCACCGATGCGATTACCGTTACCGACGGACAGGGAAGCATTACCCTTGAGAACCTGACAACTGAGAACGCTGGAAACGCAACCTTCGCAGTCATCGACAATGCCCACGGCAAGAGCGTGGAGGAGAACGCAATAATCCACGGCTGGAAGGTCGTCGTTACCTATCCAGAGAAGCTATACGCTGCACCAGGTTACAAGAACCCAATTCAGGTTGGATTCAAGTACATCGCCGACAACAACGAGACCGTTCCTTACACCGGCAACACCACAATAATAATCCACCTCCCAGGTAACATCACCTTTACCGCCAACGTCAACGCCAGCCCGGTTGACTTCGGCACCGTCGAGCTCAACCAGACCGGTGTTGGAAACATCACCGTCTACGCCAACGACTACCCGGCCATTAGCGGGCCCGTGCCCAATAACATAACCGTTGAGAACCTCCTTACGCTCAACGTAACCACTAAGAAACTCTATGCGGGAGTCCCAAGCACCGTAGTTGCCAAGATAACCTACAACGGTGGAGACTACCACAACCTCAACGTCTACATCGCCAACGCTACTGGTCAGAGACTGACTAACCTGGCTCCCTGCAAGAATGGAACTATCTGGACCGCTAATGTCACCCTCCCGGCTGGGAACTACACGGTCGTTGCTTACGATACTGTATACAACGTTACCATGACCGACACGTTCCATGTTGCACCGTGGCACATTGTTGTAGAGTCTACCAAGAAATCAATACCGTTCGGTGCACTAATTCCAACAAATGTTACGGTCTATGCCATCGACGACGAGACAAACAGCGTAGCTATGATAAACGGTACCGTCCAGCTGACCCCACTGTTCAGCAACACAACCATAGTCCCGAGCGAGGTCTACGGAGTTAAGGGGGTCAGAATGGTCAATGGAGTTGCCATGTTGGAGAACCTCAAGCTCTTCGCGCCGATCATAGGCAACTACACGATAACTGCAACGCTCTACGGAAAGAGCAACACCACAATTGTGGACGTCGTGCCTCCACAGGGATTCACAGGCCTAACCTATGTCTACGTCAAGAACGTGTTCTACGAGGGCACCACACGTGTTCCAAACGAGACAGTGGCACTGTACTGGTCAATAGACGGCTCTGTGTACTTCCCGGTTTACTCCTATGAGATCAGCAACAGCGGTATCCCGACCAACCCACGCTTGGTTACATTCAACCCAACTGAGAACGAGCTCACAGTACTCTCAATACCAGTCGTTAAGAGCCTCTCGCTGTACATGATAGCAGTCCCAGAGTCAATCGCAAAGGATCACCTTGCCATCACTGAGCATGTGGTTAAGAACCTCACCGGAACTTGGACGTCCCCGGTAAAAGTCAGCTACGACTATAACGTGACCGTTAATGGAACTACTATTAACGTCCTTGCTAATGTCTCTAAGACGATAAGGACAACCACATCCAGCTACAGGCTCCCGGCTCCGGGTGTCTACGTTATCCCGTCCAGTCCGGCTACCCTCACTCTGTGGGCAGTTCCATTCACCCCGTACATAGTCAACACGACAGAAGAGACTATCTCCGCCGAGAACAGCACCTCATACACCTTCACCTTCACTCCGACTAAGTACATAGAGCTCACCAAGCTCACCGACATGAGCATCCAGCCGGCCCAGAACGGCAAGTACTTCGAGTTCGAGGCCAGGCTCTACATGAAGTACCTCAACATCAGCGGGCAGTTCGACGAGCAGTTCCAGACCTTCGAGCAGAACGTTCAGAGTATGGTGGACAGCCTGCCGTACCTCAGTGAGAACGATAAGGAGGCCCTGGCTCAGGAGATAATAGCCGATGCCCAGGGCTACAAGAGCAACATTACTGGAGCTTACTCCAGCAGCCCGACTCCAATAAGCGGTGAGGAGGTACAGTTCCACATTGACAACCCGGCCATAGCGTACCTCGAACCGGCTAACGGCACCACCGACGAGAACGGTACAGTTACGTTCAGAGTCTACTCGGCCGCTCCCGCTGGGGCCACCCCTGATAAGCTCATAAACTACATGGGTGACGTCACGGTTTGGGCTACCTACGACAATATGACCACCGAGAGCTACACCGTCTCCTTCGGAGGAGTTGGCAGCATCTCCGGTGACGTTGTTGGCCCGAACAACAACCTCCTGCCGGGTGCAGTCGTCGAGCTCCAGAAGAAGGAGGGTAACGAGTGGGTCACCGCCACAGACTACGCTGGAAACGAGCTCAAGACCACGGCGGACGGAAAAGGCCACTACTCATTCGGCAACGTCCCAGCTACCCTCAACGGCACTGAGTACAGGGTAGTTGCCACCTACGGCGACGGCACCGGCTATGCTGACACAGTGGTCTACCCGTTCAAGACCAGCACCGCCGATGTTGTTGTGACCAGCCAGGTCAAACCCACAGGGCTTGCAGCTTTCGTCAGCGATGCCCATACCCACAACGTGAAGATCGTCACCGGAAACAACCCGCTCCACACGGCAGACTATCAGGCAATGTCGTTCCTCATGACGTTAATCGGAGTCCAGCCAGCTTACACCGACAACGAGATAAACATCAGCACCCTCACCGCCAACGATATGATCATTGCAGTTGGTGGGCCTCTCGTTAACAGCATAACCGCTTACTACCAGAACTTCGGAGAGGCCAAGATGGTCACCAACGACAACGGCTCAATCAGCATAGTCGTCGGCAACGAGACCGTGGCCAACTGGACCGCTCCAACTCCATGGTGGAACGTCACAGAGGGCTACTGGATTATCCAGAAGGTCGTTGATCCGAACACCAACGCCACCATCTACATGATCTACGGTACCGATGCCGACAGCACCTGGGCAGCATCCTACTACTTCAGCCAGCACTTCGCCGAGCTCCAGGGCAAGAACTACGTCG
The sequence above is a segment of the Thermococcus sp. Bubb.Bath genome. Coding sequences within it:
- a CDS encoding carboxypeptidase-like regulatory domain-containing protein; this encodes MTFNVIATYNGHQVGSDTYTVTPQDWSADFEYYFDRDPVYAWIDNGVDVQAYSEPGVPVNVTVTQNGAVLAADENEVHVPIPAQAPGTVTYNVTLTYRGHVVGGGEITFDVQSWSLYFSTYPELEQGKTVNFTVHVTTTRQWWDSDPVTVKLVLPDNTVKTGEGFISGVGDNQEGTVVIENVTPSQSGVAKVIVVDELSGKEFTQLVPVYPAEHRIDVSVKTSGTVYRFLDNSMNVSIDYHYAVSGHANVTILNSDGNVIYSGIVSVVDGYATIDNIDFTAADMGNILVEVKSIENPEWTGYATVPVEDWQVNFNWNVPSEAYQYVPTSGSVSVSTVPSEQVTLVIKENGNVIYNSTSNAASFTIPTDSTGNVTYTACIFYNGHKIAMESKTLTVLPWNVTITPSRTWAYKYVPTEINFTVKPNVTAVNPHDLVVKVDGNVTDSINVELTGNETHTVEVYYNGHLIKSQTFTITMKNWHVNLTWSLASGRGYLYQYVPEEVTIQAIPVNASGDRLPFNITLNITYIDQNLSVINVAGTNSVTIPVEDDTPGAGVDIFVDAYYGTHPMVTLEDIHIPTHTWSIDVVPEVVSSAYTSSGYLWAGVPADVVFKVVTYDNVTGEQVSLPLNIPITVTYDGNNYIGNNTVTVAVDNPMLPSESFYVTAAYQDISYAGVNPITVPVKDWGVYVNAYPGKLYKNLPQNLTLIVGYSAGINDVATVTVENGNKTNTTQVNIVPVGSNSAIGVVDLGQITPTGDYVKVKVDTGYCKSTLLKIPVINWSIAVIPKVTFVYTNVSTDITVDVHYSDSMLDGQAIVFLQLPNGTVLTQQATITDGQGSATFTGVVSDMAGNITVYAADVASGEMSPEETIPVHDWHMEMSLSPTEWYTYMPQDYTVNVTYIDDVTGGIAKISGTDTVEYNLTGVVGTDAITVTDGQGSITLENLTTENAGNATFAVIDNAHGKSVEENAIIHGWKVVVTYPEKLYAAPGYKNPIQVGFKYIADNNETVPYTGNTTIIIHLPGNITFTANVNASPVDFGTVELNQTGVGNITVYANDYPAISGPVPNNITVENLLTLNVTTKKLYAGVPSTVVAKITYNGGDYHNLNVYIANATGQRLTNLAPCKNGTIWTANVTLPAGNYTVVAYDTVYNVTMTDTFHVAPWHIVVESTKKSIPFGALIPTNVTVYAIDDETNSVAMINGTVQLTPLFSNTTIVPSEVYGVKGVRMVNGVAMLENLKLFAPIIGNYTITATLYGKSNTTIVDVVPPQGFTGLTYVYVKNVFYEGTTRVPNETVALYWSIDGSVYFPVYSYEISNSGIPTNPRLVTFNPTENELTVLSIPVVKSLSLYMIAVPESIAKDHLAITEHVVKNLTGTWTSPVKVSYDYNVTVNGTTINVLANVSKTIRTTTSSYRLPAPGVYVIPSSPATLTLWAVPFTPYIVNTTEETISAENSTSYTFTFTPTKYIELTKLTDMSIQPAQNGKYFEFEARLYMKYLNISGQFDEQFQTFEQNVQSMVDSLPYLSENDKEALAQEIIADAQGYKSNITGAYSSSPTPISGEEVQFHIDNPAIAYLEPANGTTDENGTVTFRVYSAAPAGATPDKLINYMGDVTVWATYDNMTTESYTVSFGGVGSISGDVVGPNNNLLPGAVVELQKKEGNEWVTATDYAGNELKTTADGKGHYSFGNVPATLNGTEYRVVATYGDGTGYADTVVYPFKTSTADVVVTSQVKPTGLAAFVSDAHTHNVKIVTGNNPLHTADYQAMSFLMTLIGVQPAYTDNEINISTLTANDMIIAVGGPLVNSITAYYQNFGEAKMVTNDNGSISIVVGNETVANWTAPTPWWNVTEGYWIIQKVVDPNTNATIYMIYGTDADSTWAASYYFSQHFAELQGKNYVVGYWKDTDHMIYSPAFLKFSSEDTTGFSPTDDIGVVVEG